A genomic window from Salvia hispanica cultivar TCC Black 2014 chromosome 5, UniMelb_Shisp_WGS_1.0, whole genome shotgun sequence includes:
- the LOC125189974 gene encoding uncharacterized protein LOC125189974: MASTSVPSTLRFCTNSTPFLPAPNIAHESGLTIKLWRHANFSLNISQPIHFPNLFTKTTHAAAVACCTNDDTGPREDYRALETVLKLYEAIKNKNVNQVSDIISEECSCISNFVSAFQPYLGKKQVMVFFSSLMKYLGNNIEIVVQKTSDEGMVVGVSWKLEWNKAPLRLGKGFSFYTCHVYHGKVMIRNVEMFLEPILHMEPLRLELITLVMAAIDKLNPQLRLKKRARKAVIILFTLLFLAALVRSFK, from the exons ATGGCCTCAACTTCAGTTCCCTCCACCTTACGTTTCTGCACAAATTCCACTCCATTTCTCCCTGCACCCAACATTGCTCATGAATCTGGCCTAACAATCAAGCTGTGGCGCCATGCAAATTTCTCACTCAATATTTCACAACCAATACATTTCCCTAACCTTTTCACCAAAACAACCCACGCGGCGGCGGTGGCCTGCTGCACCAACGATGACACGGGGCCTCGAGAGGACTACAGAGCTCTTGAAACAGTGCTCAAGCTCTACGAAGcgatcaaaaataaaaatgttaatcaagTCTCAGATATAATATCAGAAGAATGCTCGTGCATTTCCAACTTTGTTTCCGCCTTCCAACCTTATCTTGGTAAGAAG CAAGTCATGGTTTTCTTCTCATCTCTAATGAAATACTTGGGGAATAACATTGAAATCGTGGTGCAAAAGACATCGGATGAAGGGATGGTGGTTGGTGTATCCTGGAAACTAG AGTGGAATAAGGCACCCTTGCGTCTCGGGAAAGGTTTCAGCTTCTATACATGCCATGTTTACCACGGAAAGGTGATGATAAG GAATGTGGAGATGTTCCTGGAGCCTATACTTCACATGGAGCCACTAAGACTG GAACTGATAACTCTGGTGATGGCTGCCATAGACAAGCTTAATCCCCAGTTAAGGTTGAAGAAGAGGGCCAGAAAAGCAGTAATCATCTTGTTCACCCTTCTCTTCCTGGCTGCACTTGTACGTTCATTCAAATAA
- the LOC125186796 gene encoding ER membrane protein complex subunit 3-like, whose translation MAEDLVLDTAIRDWVLIPLSVVMVLIGVLRYFVSKLMRSDQVPDLKIVKEGQVIIRARNLRAAANFIPAKSFRARKHYYSNEENGLLHVPKGQAQNPQAQMFSDPNMAMDMMKKNLSMIIPQTLTFAWVNFFFSGFVAAKIPFPLTQRFRAMLQNGIDLSTVDVSYVSSRSWYFLNLFGLRGLFSLILGEDNATDDTQRMMQMGGFGFDPTRSLGAEKDNLDIVQHDWALPKFEQRAESVLKKLVQK comes from the exons ATGGCGGAAGATTTGGTGCTAGATACGGCGATCAGAGACTGGGTGTTGATACCATTATCGGTGGTGATGGTGCTCATCGGCGTCCTCCGTTACTTCGTATCTAAGCTCATGCGTTCCGATCAAGTTCCCGATCTCAAAATCGTCAAAGAAGG GCAAGTGATAATTAGGGCGAGGAATCTTAGGGCTGCTGCTAATTTCATCCCTGCCAAGTCGTTCCGTGCTCGTAAGCACTACTACAGCAATGAG GAGAATGGATTATTACATGTACCCAAGGGTCAAGCTCAGAACCCACAGGCACAGATGTTTTCAGACCCAAACATggctatggatatgatgaaaaaaaatctctcGATGATTATTCCACAG ACGCTTACGTTTGCATGGGtcaactttttcttctctggATTTGTAGCAG CAAAGATCCCATTTCCTCTTACTCAGAGATTCAGGGCAATGCTGCAAAATGGCATAGACTTGAGCACTGTCGATGTTAGTTACGTCAGCAGTCGTTCCTG GTATTTTCTAAATCTTTTTGGGCTAAGGGGTCTCTTTAGTCTTATTCTTGGAGAAGACAATG CAACTGATGATACACAGCGCATGATGCAAATgggtggatttggatttgaCCCAACCAGG AGTTTGGGTGCAGAGAAAGATAATCTGGACATTGTCCAACATGACTGGGCGTTGCCAAAATTTGAGCAGCGAGCAGAATCAGTTTTGAAGAAACTTGTCCAGAAATAA
- the LOC125187275 gene encoding uncharacterized protein LOC125187275, which translates to MVTDQEIAQAVETVLRQSDPNAVTSLNGVVQRLEAKLGLSLAHKAEFIRDQITFLLRSNPVPKDQLPPQPHYLIPQPFHQPPHFALHQQADPAYTQPPQPSRPPKEENAAADTPKGRAPSGTKRRGGPGGLNKLCGVSPKLQAIVGQPELPRTEIVKQLWVYIRKHNLQDPENKRKIICDDALRLVFETDCTDMFKMNKLLAKHILRLEPMKEPVQAKKSKVEDDSTKQKSDPSLLPVVISGELAKFFGTGEKVMLQSEALGRVWEYIKSNKLEDPLSSMVIHCDAKLQELLGCESISALGIQEMLLRHHLLKQC; encoded by the exons ATGGTGACGGACCAGGAGATAGCGCAGGCCGTGGAGACAGTTCTCCGTCAGTCAGACCCCAACGCCGTGACTTCTCTAAACGGCGTCGTGCAACGCCTGGAGGCCAAGCTAGGGTTGAGCCTCGCTCACAAAGCCGAGTTCATAAGAGATCAGATCACATTCCTCCTCCGCTCCAACCCCGTTCCCAAAGACCAGCTGCCCCCTCAACCCCACTACCTCATTCCTCAGCCATTTCACCAACCTCCTCATTTCGCACTCCACCAGCAAGCTGACCCTGCCTACACTCAGCCACCGCAGCCTTCGCGCCCTCCGAAAGAAGAGAATGCGGCGGCTGATACGCCGAAAGGAAG AGCCCCTTCAGGAACCAAAAGAAGGGGTGGTCCGGGAGGCCTAAACAAATTGTGTGGTGTTTCACCTAAACTACAAGCGATTGTTGGGCAGCCAGAATTGCCAAGGACGGAG ATAGTAAAGCAGCTGTGGGTGTATATTAGGAAACATAATCTTCAGGATCCAGAGAACAAGAGAAAGATTATATGTGATGATGCTTTGCGATTGGTTTTTGAGACAGACTGCACTGACATGTTCAAGATGAATAAGCTGTTGGCAAAACACATTTTGAGACTTGAACCAATGA AAGAACCTGTTCAAGCCAAGAAATCAAAAGTTGAAGATGATTCTACAAAGCAAAAGTCCGATCCCAGTCTTCTTCCTGTGGTGATATCTGGTGAACTAGCTAAATTTTTTGGAACTGGAGAAAAAGTGATGCTTCAGTCGGAGGCTTTGGGTCGTGTCTGGGAGTACATAAAATCTAACAAACTTGAG GATCCACTGAGTTCTATGGTTATTCACTGTGATGCGAAGCTTCAGGAGCTTTTGGGGTGTGAAAGCATTTCTGCTTTGGGAATTCAGGAGATGCTTTTGCGCCATCATTTACTTAAGCAGTGTTAA